Genomic DNA from Acanthopagrus latus isolate v.2019 chromosome 2, fAcaLat1.1, whole genome shotgun sequence:
GTCTTGAGGCAAATagagttttttttagtttctttgtGCATAAAGAATATGCCAATTAGGATCTcttctgaatgaaaatgtttcccCAAAACTATATGGTTAAGTAATTTAGTAATTTGATGCACGTATGTTTTGTGCATCATTTTATGAAATAGATCTATTTGTGCATAGATACAATACAGGAAGGAGACATGCAGGAAGTAGGCTACAGGTGTATACTCAATTAAGTTTCTTACAAGCATATCATACATCTTTTATTCCCTGGTCTTGAAGAAAGCGTTTGTCGTCATAACTGTAttcttatctttatttttggattGACTATTGTCAACTgtgctttatttttaatgttactCTAAATACCAGCACACCTGCCAGTACCAAAAAACTCACTGTACTAACACttgttttggtaaaaaaataaaaaataaaaataaaaataaaaataaaaataattaaataaaaaaaatcaccgATATGTAGTTACAACTCTTATTTTGTCGAGTTGCTTTGGTTTTTAATCTGAAATAATCGGGCGGAAGTTCAGTCTTGGGGGCGGCGCATGCGCAGCCAGGTGACAGCGCACTGGCCGGTGTATGTGTAGTGAGAGACAGCTGTGAGGCGCAGATACCACTGGAGCTGAGGAGAAGAGGCTAACTCATCGGTCTGTCTTCATATAAAGTAGCTTGCTGTACATATTCCTGGGCTAGGAAGAACTCATACCGGGACTACTTAACTGagtcaacacaaaaacaaaaagaaaaccgaAACAGTTTGATGACAAAGGTAAGATTGTATCCTGTGGGTTCGAGCCCAgctcagctaacgttagcctgttTTAGCTAGAACGTTATCGTGGGTAAGATGTTTGCCGTTGTTGTCATTTAATAGTTGCTGTGAGGAAGAAATTAGCAATGGCGTTAATGTcatctgatattttatattgaTGTTAACTCTTCCTCCAACACGGAAAACAAGGCAGCGCAAATTGTCCCAATGTCAATGAATGAGAGGCTGAGTAAACAGTGACAGTGTCAGTTGCGACCTggataattaaaatgatttcagaACAGCAGAAAATATGCAGAGAGTTAAGCTGCTTTGGTTCTCTGTCCCACAGTATGGAAATCAGACAACCTCAGTTTGTGCCTGGCATGTAAATCTTCAGAGGCATAAACTAGTGTGATTTACATGAATATGTGAttacaatttgaaatatttaatcatTCGTAAAGTATGAATTCAGCCCTCACCTGCGGAGATTTTATTATCTCCATTTATGAATGAACGTTATCAAGGCATCAGCCAAGTATAACATGATAAATGTTATACCTGGCTGTTGGTCAGGGTAAGTAAGCAGCTTTAAACCCTTATGTTGGcccttttttcatgtttggtatttgatttaatcatttattatttgtaagaagaaacaaagaaacaaacacagcctgtgAGCTTGTTGAAAGCCTTCACTTCACTGTTGATATTAACTTTAATTGTGggttgtgtttgttctgcagccGACTGAGCGGagatgtgtgctgctgtgtatGTCCTGTCAACGGTAACGGGCTACGTGCTCACCTCTGCCCTGCTGCTGAAATGCCCGAGCCTTTTGCACCGGAGGAAGCGAGAGACTTTCCTCAGCAGGCACATCTCCCATCGAGGAGGTGAGTCAGTGTGTAGCACCTGTTTGAATTCAAGTGTCATGTtggattttctgtttcttactctctgtttctttttcatccccccggtgaaaaacacacaggtctTCACATAATTTGTAACTTAATTTTTGATAGCTAGCATATTTTTCAGGAAGGAATAATATGTTTGTGGTAATTATTATGTGAAGAGTATGGTAAGTTATTTTGACAACTCTCAGTTCTCCCTAAGAGCTAGTTACATATTTAAATAGTAAGAATAGGGCCACTGTTCAGTGTTTGGTGACTTAATCCACTGCTGGTTGTGCTGTTAACATTTTGTTAtggatgtgtttgcattttttagTCACAGTGCAGTATCTCTATTGCCGTGCCACCATCAACAGggttgtcattgttgtttattgtctGGTGTCCTGCAGTAGTTGTTACAGGAAACCGATCAAAGTTGCATACACATTTACTTTACCATgtaacacataaaacaaaatggttGTCCCTGTTTGGCCTTTTCCAGCAGTGAGGACAATGTCCCACAGCAATGCAAATATTAAAAGCTTTCTATTTTTTGTcactgcaggagcaggagaaaaCCTGGAAAACACCATGGCAGCTTTCAAGCAGTGAGTTTAAACCTTAGTCACAATGACAAAGCTCTTTCTTTGagttttgtatttatgtgtgaaaCATAACTGGTGCTTATACTTGTGATTGTGGTCAGAATGTGTCATCTGAGCTGGGTAGCGGAATGTTTGTGACCACGGtcagtttttcctctttatACACACTCGACTCTTCATGTCAAAGCATCAGATTATATACTTCTAAAGTGTGAGGTGAACTGCTTTAAGATTGTACTGTACCTGTATGTGCTATGTTTGATGTTGGtatctgtttgtttaatgtcaGTAACCTCAGTGGTGAGATTAATAGTCAGTGAATACTCCCAGGTTCAGCAACACActatgtgtactgtgtgttgGTTCTTGCAGCGCCGTGCAACTTGGCACAGACATGCTGGAGTTGGACTGCCACCTGACGAAAGACGAACAAGTCGTGGTTTCACATGACTCCAACTTGCGGAGGTCCACCGGCGTCAATGCCTACATCTCTGACTTGGCCTACGCTGTGAGTTACTGCATCATCACAGGGAAATAACTGCGCCTTCACTATATTCTCATCTTGCTTCCAAATGTCTGGCTGTCCTATTTTCTTTATCTAGATAAcctgtaaaaaaggaaaaattcaaTAATAGTTTAATAActcacattattattaacagAAATGGAAATTTGTTAATTTTGGGACATGCTGAGGTATGCTACATTGTGCCCACAAATGCAGGGAAGAAGGAGTCTGCACACTGAGAAAACTTGCTGGACCTAAAACACTTTGACTTTGCAAGTGTTATATGAGGAAGGATATATTTTCAACCATTAGACCTCAAGAACACACCGAATGCAAACATAACTCTTTGGGCATCTTTGATGTCAAGAGGCCCACAAATATTTAGGTTAAAGACTTGACAACATGCAGTCATGTGTTTTGTATAGACTTTAATGAGGCAACAGCATTCATGGATCATGTGCTTTGGTCAGGTTAGGTGGTCTATAAGTCACCAGATACGTCACATGATTAActtttgtgtgattaaaaaaaaaaatctgatccaTCAGAAATTCATGGTGAGTCAGTTGATTCACATCTCTGATTGCCTACAGCTACACAAAATGTTTAATGGAACGTGACCTTTGTTTCCTGAGAAGCTTTAAATAACTGATACCAAACGACATTCGTGGGACTGAAGATTAGCTTTACAGTTTAACTGCACTTTGGCCTTGTAgcacagagaacagcagagaaGCACACATGGGTCTTGGTTAGACCTGCCTGGTTTCCTGTCTCCGCTATATTAACTGTCTTCAGCACGAACACCCTCACCACAGGACCTGACATGACCCGACAGGCTCTGACTGACTATcagctgtatttattttctgttaacCACTGACTGTCCATGTGCTCTTTGCAGGAGCTCCCTCCATACCTCTGCAAGCTGGGTGTAACTTTTCAGAGAGGTGAGCATCACGTACACTTGACTGCTACAAAgctaacatcacacacacacacacacacacacacacacacacacacacacacacacacacagccgcaaATCAGCATCATCATTGGTCAGTATGGTCCTCAGGGATTGTGTGTAGGAATACTGACTTTATGTATGTGATTTTGACTTGTCCTTGTCTGTGCAGAGTGTTTCTGTGAGGGGGGAGATGACAAGCGCATTCCTCTCCTCAGGGACGTTTTTGATGCATTTCCTAACACGCCTGTTAACATTGATATCAAGGTCAACAATGACACGCTCATCAAaaaggtatgtgtgtgtgtgtctatctctgtttctgtgattCTTTGTGTTGGTTCTTCTggtataaaacacaacatttcttctttctttttagttgctaatttttatcagattttttgtACGTCCTCTAAAGCAGCACTAGTGCTCACCATAGTGAATCTAAAGTTATGCATATGGTCTGTCAGGCAGGCATTAAAATGAGGCTCCATCATTAACATTTTACCCCAGTATCCTGAAAAACTGAGGAGGTTTGATTctattaaaatgcagtttttactTATCAATTTAAAGGACTGCTTGCTCCTCAGTAGTTGTTATTTGTTAGTAAGCAGTATCATGACATTAACAAATATCTGATTCATGCCTCACATCTGGGCACCTTCTCTTTTATGCAGTTCCTGTAACAATGACTATTTAATCCCTTCAGGTGTCTGAGCTGGTTGTTAAGTACGACAGAGAGCATCTGACTGTCTGGGGCAACGCCAGCAACCAAGTTGTAAAGAAGTGTTACAAGGAGGTACAGTTATTACATTAATTTAAAGCTCACTTTACTTTCAGCCCAGTCAGAATTAATCTCCCTTAAGGAAAGAACTTGTTAGCGGTAATATTATTTCCATCTAGAAGGCCTAACATTCAgatcttctgtttgtgttttgtagaaCCCTCATATTCCAGTGTTGTTCAGCCTTCCCAGAGTGTTGCAGCTGTTAGGCCTCTTCTACACAGGCCTGCTGCCCTTTGTTCCCCTCAAAGAGCAGTTTCTGGAGATCCCCATGCCTTCTATTATCACCAAGTAGGTGCACACACTGCGCacggacacacatgcacacacttacacacatataaaatattcaaatgaagtAAGCAATGCATTTGTCAAgcttttggggggaaaaaacagtttGCAGGAGACATTTCTGACAGCAACATGCATCAGCACTCAGTATGTAGTGACATGACTACAGTTCTAGTTGTCGTTAAGACACAAAAGTAACACAATATTCCACCAGAGATGATAAGTATCAGTCTTCCAGCACACAACATGTGGTGGTGTAGGTTGATAAGTTGAGGCCTGCTTCACAGGGGTAGtgatttctttccttttttacttTAGCTTAAGTCCCAGAATGGGTCTCATCGGTGCAAATCAAGGAAATCAAACATGACGCCTGTCTGGACATGCTTATTATTACCCCTCTCTTACACAATGCTATGATGCTGGGAGGTGtgggtttttaaaatgttacaaagtttcacagttttactttgttttctttaatgaaatgtagctttttaatttctgttttgtttttgtttttttaattgcctAAGATGTAGTGGTCGACTCTTGTACGTGTgtcctttctgtctctgttacCTGAGCCGCGATGCTGTCTGAAAGACGACCTCACTCTCTAATGaagttattaaaagaaacattcacaCCCTTCGTCTGGAGAGGGTGTGTTAGTGGATTGTAAGGATCAAGGTCGCAGAGCAGATTATCATGCTGAACATTCATTAAGGATTAACAACAATTACAATTCCCCCCTCACACACTCTTAAAGTTGTGTACACGTATCATCAATCTGTTATGTTTAATATGCTCGACAAGTTATTATGTGATGAAGACACTTTCCTCCCAGCCTGTTTCATTTGCGTCTACTTTTGTTAATGATGTCTTTGAATGAATCTCCGCAGAATGTGTTGAACTTGTTCCACAAACAGAGTAAATGCAGTTGATCATGTTGCACTTCCAATAAGTCAAAGAGCATTGATTAGTTAGAAGTTTATGCAATTGATAACATGAATTCACTTAGACACTATTTGTTGTCAAGTGTGACTGACATCAGTGGGATGTCAcaagttgtttcttttgttttttccagacTTAAAGATCCAAACAGATTAACTAGGAGTCAGCGAATCATCACCTGGCTTGCCGACAGGTAAGTCACTAATTTGTCAGAAGttatgaaatcattttaatttcagagtACTGCATATTAATGACTCAAGGTTTTAGATTTCTACACCAGTATAGATGCATTAattgtgtatgtctgtgttttccctgagaagttttaatatttaatattttgtcaaacAGGGAGACAAGAAAGAACTCTGAGACTtcattattataaaatgtatttttacatttatatggCTACACTTGTCTCTTGCTCTGCTACACTTTCAGTTTCTCCCTGCAGacgagtatttttttttcttttgcaggttGCTGATGAGGAAAGCTCTGTTTCAACATCTGACTGCCAGGGGAATCCAGGTAAAACTGCTGTTATGCCCCATCGATAGTCATCCTCACAAATAATTGAATATGTAGTAGATGCACATTGTGTCTACTTTTCCCCTTTCTTTGAGCTCCAGAGCTGTTTGctaatataatatgatatatatatgaTGATTTTCATAATTAATAGCAACTTTTAACAAATATACAGAATTGTGTGAATGTTAAAACGACAGTTCACAGTTCTAAATCAAAAATGCATGTTGCATGCATGTCCTCCTAcctgttgtgtcttttattcGTCAAGGTTGTTTTGGTGTAAGTCAGCAGGTTTTGGAGATATCACCTGTCctctctcaaatataatggaactggAGGGCACTTGGCTTGTGGTGCACAAAGCAACGTCTctctccagaaatcatgacccacTGACCCAAGATAATTTCTGTCTTGTAATCAGGAGTCTTGCAGTCAGTGAGCATTGCATGCTACATTACTGAATGGAGCCAGTGGGTCACAAAGTACAATCAAATTGACCAGACACAAGTTGTGACAAGGGTATGACACCATCCAAATTGTTTGTGCACTGGTTTCTGCGAAAAAAGCAAGAACGTATGGATGACACAGTTACAAATATTGAACACCTTGCATGAATCTGTTGTGATAGAAAGGCTGTTGTTGTGCCCACTCCATACAAAGATATGCATGATGAGATCAGGTTCAGAGAGCTACTGCAAATGACAGCAGGGAGAAAAATGAGGAGCGCCTGCTCTCATTGGCTGTAGCTCATTCCTGACTCCCCAACACATCAGCGGCTCAAC
This window encodes:
- the gdpd1 gene encoding lysophospholipase D GDPD1, whose product is MCAAVYVLSTVTGYVLTSALLLKCPSLLHRRKRETFLSRHISHRGGAGENLENTMAAFKHAVQLGTDMLELDCHLTKDEQVVVSHDSNLRRSTGVNAYISDLAYAELPPYLCKLGVTFQRECFCEGGDDKRIPLLRDVFDAFPNTPVNIDIKVNNDTLIKKVSELVVKYDREHLTVWGNASNQVVKKCYKENPHIPVLFSLPRVLQLLGLFYTGLLPFVPLKEQFLEIPMPSIITKLKDPNRLTRSQRIITWLADRLLMRKALFQHLTARGIQVYIWVLNDDEDFQRAFDLGATGVMTDFPTKLKDFMDRNGISKPQ